In a genomic window of Mucilaginibacter sp. KACC 22063:
- a CDS encoding anhydro-N-acetylmuramic acid kinase: MIHNIKRLHHIAEKNERLIIGLMSGTSLDGLDIALCSFKYSGFNTKFKLKKFKTFVYTSDLKKDVLEIFAKKQVDLQKLTLLNAKIGDLHAQMILETLTEWEVEPKDVDLIASHGQTIYHAPKRLHGLPDYLNATLQIGDGDHIAVKTGIITISDFRQKHIAAGGEGAPLALYGDVILGSKAGENRLLLNIGGIANITYLPGQRDEILCTDIGPGNTIIDAACRKYFNVPFDEDAKIAFSGTINEQLLNELSRHPFFEEQSPKTTGPELFNLDYVLKAQQLSNTTDIALNDLVATLSMFTARVIINTVKDLKVDALFVSGGGARNPFIINQLKSSLPGITINDTNALGIDPDAKEAILFALLANEAVAGEPIKIGNNPAVLMGKFSFPV; encoded by the coding sequence ATGATTCATAACATTAAAAGGTTGCATCACATTGCCGAAAAAAATGAACGGCTAATAATTGGTTTAATGTCAGGCACATCTTTAGACGGACTTGACATTGCCTTGTGTAGCTTTAAATATAGTGGTTTTAACACAAAGTTTAAACTTAAAAAATTTAAAACCTTTGTTTATACCTCTGATCTTAAAAAAGATGTGCTGGAAATCTTTGCTAAAAAACAGGTTGACCTGCAAAAACTGACTCTGTTAAATGCAAAAATTGGCGATTTACATGCGCAAATGATCCTTGAAACTTTAACCGAGTGGGAGGTTGAGCCAAAGGATGTTGACCTAATAGCCAGCCACGGGCAAACCATTTACCATGCGCCTAAAAGATTGCACGGACTGCCCGATTACCTCAATGCCACTTTACAGATAGGTGATGGCGACCATATAGCGGTTAAGACGGGAATTATTACCATCAGTGATTTCAGGCAAAAACATATTGCAGCCGGAGGCGAGGGTGCTCCGCTTGCCTTGTATGGTGATGTAATTTTAGGCAGCAAAGCCGGAGAAAATCGCTTATTGTTAAACATTGGCGGCATTGCCAATATTACTTACTTACCGGGTCAAAGGGATGAGATCTTATGCACTGACATTGGCCCAGGAAATACAATAATTGATGCCGCATGCCGCAAGTATTTTAACGTTCCGTTTGACGAGGATGCTAAAATCGCCTTTAGCGGAACCATAAACGAGCAATTGCTGAACGAATTATCAAGGCATCCTTTTTTTGAAGAACAGTCGCCGAAAACAACTGGCCCTGAACTTTTCAATTTAGACTACGTGTTAAAGGCTCAACAACTAAGCAATACAACAGACATTGCATTAAATGATCTTGTTGCAACGCTAAGCATGTTTACAGCCCGGGTTATTATCAATACAGTAAAAGATTTAAAAGTTGATGCGCTTTTTGTAAGCGGTGGCGGGGCAAGAAATCCATTTATTATTAATCAACTTAAAAGCAGTCTGCCCGGAATTACTATTAATGATACCAACGCATTAGGCATAGATCCTGACGCTAAGGAAGCGATTTTATTTGCGTTGTTAGCTAATGAAGCCGTAGCCGGCGAACCGATTAAAATAGGCAATAACCCCGCAGTTTTGATGGGGAAGTTTAGTTTTCCGGTGTAA
- the trpC gene encoding indole-3-glycerol phosphate synthase TrpC, which produces MTILDKIVEHKATEVAAAKALKTVAQLEQSEFFNRNTYSLKQFLLDPARTGIIAEFKRKSPSKGIINDRSSVEDVTTGYNTAGASALSVLTDRGFFMGADDDLIKARRVNDIPVLRKEFIIDEYQIIEAKAIGADVILLIAAILTPAQIKQFAALAKSLNLSVLLEVHNLDELRPNLDANVDAIGINNRNLADFSVSVETSFTLGEYIPDEIVKVSESAISNTQVIKQLKEAGFRGFLIGENFMKHENPGLSMAEFVKGL; this is translated from the coding sequence ATGACGATACTTGATAAAATTGTGGAACATAAAGCAACCGAGGTTGCTGCAGCAAAAGCGCTTAAAACGGTAGCCCAACTGGAGCAGTCGGAGTTTTTTAACCGCAATACTTATTCACTTAAACAATTTTTGCTTGATCCTGCCCGTACCGGCATTATTGCTGAGTTTAAGCGTAAGTCGCCATCAAAAGGAATAATAAACGACCGGTCGTCTGTGGAGGACGTAACAACAGGTTATAACACGGCGGGCGCTTCGGCACTGTCTGTTTTAACCGACCGCGGCTTTTTTATGGGCGCCGATGATGACCTGATTAAAGCACGCCGTGTAAATGATATCCCGGTTCTGAGAAAAGAATTTATCATTGACGAATACCAGATCATCGAAGCCAAAGCAATTGGTGCAGATGTGATCCTTTTAATTGCTGCAATTTTAACACCTGCACAGATTAAGCAATTTGCAGCGTTAGCCAAAAGTTTAAACCTAAGCGTATTGCTTGAAGTACATAACCTGGATGAGCTTCGCCCTAACCTGGATGCCAATGTTGATGCGATAGGCATTAACAACCGCAACTTGGCCGATTTCAGCGTCTCTGTGGAGACATCTTTCACGTTAGGTGAATATATCCCTGACGAGATCGTAAAAGTGTCTGAAAGCGCGATAAGCAATACCCAGGTGATTAAACAATTAAAGGAAGCCGGGTTTAGAGGCTTTTTAATTGGCGAAAACTTCATGAAACACGAAAACCCCGGCTTATCAATGGCAGAATTTGTAAAGGGACTTTGA
- a CDS encoding cytochrome B gives MNAYSIFRYLHSGLRFVVIILLVLAIVQAFAGWLGNKQYGEGNRKLNLFAMISAHTQLLIGIVLYFISPLVQFGANTMKDATTRYWTVEHLTMMIFAIVLITVGHARAKRATTPVLKHRAIAIFYTLAVIVVLVAIAQSHRPMLGITH, from the coding sequence ATGAACGCATATAGCATTTTCAGATACCTGCACTCGGGTTTACGTTTCGTTGTCATCATACTATTGGTATTAGCCATTGTACAGGCTTTTGCAGGCTGGCTGGGCAATAAGCAATACGGCGAGGGTAACCGCAAGCTTAACCTGTTTGCCATGATCTCGGCACACACGCAACTGTTAATAGGTATTGTGCTTTATTTCATCAGCCCGCTGGTACAGTTTGGTGCAAACACCATGAAAGATGCTACCACCCGCTACTGGACGGTTGAGCACCTTACCATGATGATCTTTGCTATCGTTTTAATTACGGTGGGCCATGCACGTGCTAAAAGAGCAACCACTCCTGTCTTAAAACACAGGGCTATTGCTATTTTTTATACGCTGGCAGTTATTGTGGTATTAGTGGCCATTGCACAAAGCCACCGCCCAATGTTGGGCATTACGCACTAA
- a CDS encoding anthranilate synthase component II produces the protein MKILIIDNYDSFTYNLVHLVNELGLECEVWRNDQFKLEDVAQFDKIILSPGPGIPSESGLLLDVIKKYAPEKSILGVCLGQQAIAEAFGGSLHNLSRPMHGIATPVKVTDAEERLFNDLPEQINVGRYHSWVVNPQDLPEDLVVTAIDENDQSIMALRHKSYDVRGVQFHPESVLTEYGKEMLKNWLTS, from the coding sequence ATGAAAATACTGATCATAGATAACTACGATTCTTTCACCTACAACCTGGTGCATTTGGTTAATGAGCTTGGCCTGGAATGTGAGGTATGGAGAAACGATCAGTTTAAGTTAGAGGATGTAGCACAATTCGATAAGATCATCCTTTCTCCCGGTCCGGGCATCCCTTCAGAATCAGGCTTATTGCTTGATGTGATCAAAAAATATGCTCCTGAAAAAAGCATATTAGGTGTGTGCCTTGGGCAGCAGGCCATTGCCGAAGCTTTTGGCGGCAGCCTGCATAACCTTAGCCGCCCTATGCATGGCATAGCTACACCAGTAAAAGTGACCGATGCTGAGGAACGCCTTTTCAATGATTTACCCGAACAAATTAATGTTGGACGCTACCATTCTTGGGTGGTTAATCCGCAAGACTTACCGGAAGATCTGGTAGTTACGGCAATTGACGAGAACGATCAATCGATAATGGCATTACGCCATAAATCATATGATGTGCGCGGTGTGCAGTTTCACCCCGAATCTGTATTAACAGAATACGGCAAGGAAATGCTTAAAAACTGGCTTACATCTTAA
- a CDS encoding amidohydrolase family protein yields the protein MKKKILLGFGGLLLSSVLAFGQETMSPAKPQNAPVVITGATIHIGNGRVINNGYIAFDKGKITAVGEGSAPAMAGATVIDAAGKQVYPGFICPVTTLGLVEIEEGARGTVDDTETGDLNPHVRSLIAFNTDSKVIPTVRSNGILLAQPTPEGGTISGQSSVMMLDGWNWEDAAYKKDIGIHLTWPVARAPRGRRGFGAAGQSQESPADRAQKQMDAINSLFAQAQAYAAENKHGVNNVRFAAMAGLFNGTKKLFVNADGAKEIAQAVSFAKKFNLQEVIVGGKESYLVLDLLKQNNVPVILKETQALPDKDEDDVYLPYKLPHILQDAGVLYGLTGIGFWRQRNLPFEAGQAVGYGLTKEQALSMITLNNAKILGIDNTTGTLEVGKDANLFVSTGDALDMLTLDVTNEYIKGRNIDLNNKHKMLYKKFSDKYGTAVKL from the coding sequence ATGAAAAAGAAGATTTTATTAGGTTTTGGAGGATTGCTGCTTAGTTCGGTCCTCGCATTCGGACAGGAGACCATGTCGCCTGCAAAGCCACAAAACGCCCCTGTCGTAATTACAGGCGCTACCATACACATTGGCAATGGCCGCGTGATTAATAACGGTTATATCGCCTTTGATAAAGGAAAAATTACGGCCGTTGGCGAAGGCAGTGCACCTGCAATGGCTGGTGCAACTGTAATTGATGCCGCAGGCAAACAGGTATATCCGGGCTTTATCTGTCCTGTTACCACTTTAGGTTTGGTGGAGATTGAAGAAGGCGCACGTGGTACGGTAGATGATACCGAAACCGGCGACTTAAACCCGCATGTGCGCTCGCTTATTGCTTTTAATACCGATTCAAAGGTGATACCTACCGTGCGTTCAAACGGTATTTTGTTGGCGCAGCCAACTCCGGAAGGCGGAACTATTTCGGGCCAGTCATCAGTAATGATGCTCGACGGCTGGAACTGGGAAGATGCAGCCTATAAAAAAGATATCGGTATCCATTTAACATGGCCGGTGGCTCGTGCCCCAAGAGGCCGTCGTGGTTTTGGTGCAGCAGGCCAAAGCCAAGAGTCGCCTGCCGACCGTGCGCAAAAACAAATGGATGCTATTAACAGCCTGTTTGCACAAGCGCAGGCTTATGCTGCCGAAAACAAGCACGGCGTAAACAATGTGCGTTTTGCAGCAATGGCTGGTTTGTTTAACGGGACTAAAAAGCTTTTTGTTAATGCCGATGGCGCAAAAGAAATTGCACAGGCCGTATCATTTGCCAAAAAGTTCAATTTGCAGGAAGTAATTGTAGGTGGTAAAGAATCATACTTAGTTTTAGACCTGTTAAAGCAAAATAATGTTCCGGTGATTTTGAAAGAAACACAAGCTTTGCCTGATAAGGATGAAGACGATGTTTACCTGCCTTATAAACTGCCGCATATTTTACAGGATGCAGGTGTGCTTTATGGTTTAACAGGCATTGGTTTCTGGCGCCAGCGTAACCTGCCTTTCGAGGCTGGCCAGGCTGTAGGCTACGGTTTAACCAAAGAACAGGCTTTATCAATGATCACGCTTAACAACGCCAAAATTTTAGGTATCGATAACACTACAGGTACGCTTGAAGTAGGTAAAGATGCCAATCTGTTTGTTTCAACAGGCGATGCGCTGGACATGCTTACCCTTGATGTCACCAACGAATACATTAAAGGCCGTAACATAGACCTGAACAATAAGCATAAAATGCTTTATAAAAAGTTCAGCGATAAATACGGTACGGCTGTGAAGTTGTAA
- a CDS encoding anthranilate synthase component I family protein, with amino-acid sequence MKKHTIRTTFKKLLADTTTPVSIFLRLRDVFPNSLLLESSDYHSRENSMSYVCCEPIAGLTLTNGELKKFYPDGTQQNAAAGEFELVNEIDGFLADFEVDQVPLKIISNGLFGYFTHEAVEHYETIKLKKVENDLRRIPEMQYHIYRYIIAIDHFKNELYIFQNLPEGTDPNGGLEKIEYLIKNKNFPEYHFQTKEAEQSNLTDEGFMQLVEKVKQHIFRGDVFQIVPSRAFSREFLGDEFNVYRALRSVNPSPYLFYFDYGNFRIFGSSPEAQITIKNRVASIYPIAGTFKRTGDDEKDAAIARELENDPKESAEHVMLVDLARNDLSRHCQNVAVKAFKEVQYYSHVIHLVSHVSGKLREGVSSFKIVADTFPAGTLSGAPKYRAMEIIDENENIKRSFYSGAIGYLGFNGDFNHAIMIRSFLSKNNVLHYQAGAGIVADSIAQNELNEVNNKIGALRRAVELAEEL; translated from the coding sequence ATGAAAAAGCACACCATCCGAACGACCTTTAAAAAGCTACTGGCTGATACTACCACGCCCGTGAGCATCTTTTTAAGATTGCGCGATGTTTTCCCAAATTCGCTGCTGCTCGAAAGCTCAGACTACCATAGCCGCGAAAACAGCATGAGCTATGTTTGCTGCGAACCCATAGCCGGGCTAACCCTCACCAACGGCGAACTGAAAAAGTTTTATCCTGACGGTACGCAACAAAATGCTGCTGCCGGAGAGTTTGAACTGGTGAACGAAATTGATGGCTTTTTAGCTGATTTTGAGGTTGACCAGGTTCCATTAAAAATTATATCAAATGGCTTGTTCGGCTACTTTACCCATGAAGCGGTTGAACACTACGAAACTATAAAACTTAAGAAGGTTGAAAACGATTTGCGCCGCATACCTGAAATGCAGTACCACATTTACAGGTACATCATTGCGATAGATCATTTTAAAAATGAACTGTATATCTTCCAAAACCTGCCCGAAGGTACAGACCCTAATGGCGGACTGGAAAAGATCGAATACCTGATCAAGAACAAGAATTTCCCAGAGTATCACTTCCAGACTAAAGAGGCAGAGCAATCAAACCTGACAGACGAGGGTTTTATGCAACTGGTTGAAAAAGTAAAGCAGCATATTTTCCGTGGCGATGTATTTCAGATCGTTCCATCTCGTGCGTTTTCACGTGAGTTTTTAGGCGACGAGTTTAACGTTTACCGCGCCTTGCGCTCTGTAAACCCATCGCCTTACCTATTTTATTTTGATTATGGCAACTTCCGCATCTTTGGTTCATCGCCAGAGGCACAGATCACCATCAAAAACCGCGTTGCCAGCATCTATCCTATTGCAGGCACATTTAAGCGTACCGGTGATGATGAAAAAGATGCAGCCATTGCCCGTGAACTGGAAAACGACCCCAAAGAATCAGCAGAGCACGTAATGCTGGTCGACCTTGCCCGTAACGACCTGAGCCGCCATTGCCAGAACGTTGCTGTGAAGGCATTTAAAGAAGTACAGTATTATTCGCATGTGATTCACCTGGTATCGCACGTAAGCGGCAAACTGCGTGAAGGCGTATCCTCATTTAAAATTGTAGCCGATACTTTCCCCGCAGGTACTTTAAGCGGTGCGCCAAAATACCGCGCTATGGAAATTATTGATGAGAATGAAAACATCAAGCGCAGCTTTTACAGCGGCGCTATCGGCTACCTTGGTTTTAACGGCGACTTTAACCATGCTATCATGATCCGTTCCTTCCTCAGCAAAAACAATGTTTTGCATTACCAGGCGGGTGCAGGTATTGTGGCCGACTCTATTGCACAGAACGAGCTAAATGAGGTAAATAACAAGATCGGCGCCTTGCGCAGAGCGGTAGAACTGGCCGAAGAACTGTAA
- a CDS encoding amidohydrolase family protein — MKKLLLFCFALLVVQITRAQETYPVNGAWDVRPGQYAFTNATIVVSPEQTLTNATLLVKDRTIEAVGQGVAVPKGYVTVDLKGKYIYPGLIDAFTTYGMPEAPRQTAAFSFGGARVSVPVSTKPGAFGWNEAIRPDVTAKTIFHVNATAAEDYKRNGFTAVQSLVRDGIARGTSAVVSLGDERDNLVMINDQAAANYSFSKGTAATNYPSSLMGTIALIRQTYLDAAWYKNQKEEYNISLNEFNRTQALPQIFEVSDMQSVLRADRIAKEFGKQYIIKSDGKEYQNITAIKATGSSFIIPLTFPAAYDVEDPIEARNVSYEQLKDWELAPTNPAALEKAGVKFAITSYGLTNSRDFWTNLRTAITNGLTEKQALTALTQTPAELLGVADKVGTLTKGKLANFIITSDNLFKADNIIYESWVEGRPYVANKMDVADLRGTYSFNSDIISNGSLAISGTPGTYNVAIGNSATDSTRINGTITRTGDLVNIYFNSRQQPAGVIRLSGYISSMSPVTLSGTGTAPDGSVFKWTAAYTGPAPAGNGGGFARNGQGQPRQPATGPVGAVVYPFAAFGYTEVPKAENVLFKNATVWTNEKEGILKNADVLVENGKIKAVGKNLAAGNAKVIDATGKHLAPGIIDEHSHIAATGGINEGTQAVTSEVRIGDVLDATDVNLYRQLAGGVTISHILHGSANPIGGQTYIIKHRWGVTPEQMKYENAPQFIKFALGENVKQSNSPQQFGNPNQRFPQTRMGVEQVYIDAFTRAKEYKAARAVKGNNVRRDLELEALAEILDDTRHITCHSYVQSEINMLMHVADSMNFKINTFTHILEGYKVADKMKARGIAASTFSDWWAYKMEVQDAIPYNANIMQSVGLNVAINSDDAEMARRLNQEAGKSVTYGKMSEEEALKLVTLNPAKMLHIDNRVGSIKVGKDADLVLWSADPLSIYAVAEKTYVDGVPYWDYDKDAQRRKEMAAEEGRIIQKMLQTKNAGAATQRTGAPRRRQLYTCDDVEEGAYVVADAYNGMVQDQSITQQSTQNKK, encoded by the coding sequence ATGAAAAAACTTTTACTTTTTTGTTTTGCCTTATTGGTCGTACAGATTACGCGTGCACAGGAAACTTATCCTGTTAATGGCGCGTGGGATGTAAGGCCGGGGCAATACGCTTTTACCAATGCAACAATTGTTGTAAGCCCTGAGCAAACTTTAACCAATGCTACCCTGCTGGTTAAAGACCGCACTATTGAAGCGGTAGGCCAGGGAGTAGCCGTGCCCAAAGGCTACGTTACAGTTGACCTTAAAGGCAAATACATTTATCCGGGACTTATTGATGCATTTACAACCTATGGTATGCCCGAGGCTCCGCGCCAGACTGCTGCATTCAGCTTTGGTGGTGCTCGTGTATCTGTACCGGTGTCAACCAAACCGGGTGCTTTCGGTTGGAACGAAGCCATTCGTCCGGATGTAACAGCTAAAACTATTTTCCATGTTAATGCTACCGCTGCCGAAGATTACAAGCGTAATGGCTTTACGGCGGTACAATCATTAGTGAGGGATGGTATTGCCCGTGGCACTTCTGCCGTGGTGTCATTAGGTGATGAGCGTGATAACCTGGTCATGATCAATGATCAGGCGGCGGCTAACTACTCTTTCAGCAAAGGTACTGCTGCTACCAACTACCCATCATCTTTAATGGGGACTATCGCATTGATCCGTCAGACTTATCTTGACGCTGCCTGGTACAAAAATCAAAAAGAGGAATACAACATCTCTTTAAATGAATTTAACCGCACACAGGCATTGCCGCAGATTTTTGAGGTAAGCGATATGCAAAGTGTTTTACGCGCCGACAGGATTGCGAAAGAATTTGGTAAGCAATACATCATCAAATCTGATGGTAAAGAATATCAAAATATTACAGCTATTAAAGCAACCGGTAGCAGCTTTATCATTCCGCTTACATTTCCTGCCGCTTATGATGTAGAAGATCCCATTGAAGCGCGTAATGTTAGCTATGAACAGTTGAAAGACTGGGAGCTTGCGCCGACAAACCCGGCCGCTTTGGAAAAAGCAGGGGTGAAGTTTGCCATTACTTCATACGGCTTAACTAACAGCCGCGATTTCTGGACAAACCTGCGTACCGCAATTACTAATGGCTTAACAGAAAAGCAGGCGCTTACTGCCTTAACCCAAACTCCTGCCGAATTATTAGGTGTTGCTGATAAGGTAGGTACACTTACCAAAGGCAAGCTGGCAAACTTTATCATCACGTCTGATAATCTTTTCAAAGCAGACAACATCATTTACGAAAGCTGGGTAGAAGGCCGCCCCTATGTTGCCAATAAGATGGACGTTGCCGACCTGCGTGGTACTTATAGCTTCAACAGCGATATTATTTCAAACGGCAGCTTGGCTATCAGCGGTACACCTGGTACATACAATGTTGCTATCGGCAATTCTGCTACAGACAGCACACGTATCAATGGTACCATTACCCGCACCGGCGACCTGGTAAATATCTATTTCAACTCTCGTCAGCAGCCTGCTGGTGTTATCCGCTTAAGCGGTTACATATCTTCCATGTCGCCTGTTACATTAAGCGGCACAGGTACTGCGCCAGATGGTTCTGTATTTAAATGGACGGCTGCTTATACAGGTCCTGCACCTGCAGGTAACGGTGGCGGTTTCGCGCGTAACGGACAGGGGCAGCCACGCCAACCAGCAACAGGCCCGGTAGGAGCAGTGGTTTATCCTTTTGCTGCTTTTGGCTATACCGAAGTGCCTAAAGCCGAAAACGTATTATTTAAAAATGCTACCGTTTGGACCAACGAAAAGGAAGGGATCCTGAAAAATGCTGACGTATTGGTTGAAAATGGTAAGATCAAAGCAGTTGGTAAAAACCTGGCTGCCGGTAACGCCAAAGTTATTGATGCTACAGGCAAGCACCTGGCTCCGGGCATTATTGACGAGCACTCACACATTGCCGCCACAGGTGGTATTAATGAGGGCACACAGGCAGTAACTTCAGAAGTACGTATCGGTGATGTTTTAGATGCAACCGACGTAAACCTTTACCGCCAGTTGGCAGGTGGGGTAACAATCTCTCACATTTTACATGGTTCTGCAAACCCTATCGGCGGACAAACATACATTATCAAGCACCGTTGGGGCGTTACGCCAGAGCAAATGAAATATGAGAACGCTCCACAATTCATCAAATTTGCATTGGGCGAAAACGTAAAGCAAAGTAACTCACCGCAGCAATTCGGTAATCCTAACCAACGCTTTCCGCAAACACGTATGGGGGTTGAGCAGGTTTATATCGATGCCTTTACCCGTGCCAAAGAATACAAAGCCGCACGTGCTGTAAAAGGCAACAATGTTCGCCGCGATCTTGAATTAGAAGCTTTAGCCGAAATTCTGGACGATACACGTCACATCACCTGTCACTCTTATGTACAATCAGAGATCAACATGCTAATGCATGTGGCCGATTCCATGAACTTTAAGATCAATACCTTCACACACATTCTGGAAGGTTATAAAGTGGCCGACAAAATGAAAGCACGTGGTATAGCTGCCTCTACTTTCTCTGACTGGTGGGCATACAAAATGGAAGTTCAGGATGCTATTCCTTACAACGCCAATATTATGCAGTCGGTGGGCTTAAATGTGGCTATCAATTCTGACGATGCTGAAATGGCACGTCGCCTTAACCAAGAAGCTGGTAAATCGGTAACCTATGGTAAAATGAGCGAAGAGGAAGCTTTAAAACTGGTTACGCTTAACCCCGCTAAAATGCTGCATATTGATAACCGTGTAGGCAGTATTAAAGTTGGTAAGGATGCCGACCTGGTGCTATGGTCTGCCGATCCGCTTTCTATATACGCCGTTGCAGAAAAAACTTATGTTGATGGTGTGCCTTATTGGGATTACGATAAAGATGCGCAACGCCGCAAAGAAATGGCTGCTGAAGAAGGTCGTATTATTCAGAAGATGCTGCAAACTAAAAATGCAGGCGCTGCTACACAACGTACAGGTGCACCGCGCCGCCGCCAGTTATATACTTGCGATGATGTGGAAGAAGGCGCATATGTAGTTGCCGATGCCTACAATGGCATGGTACAAGATCAGAGCATAACTCAGCAGTCAACTCAAAATAAAAAGTAA
- a CDS encoding ROK family protein — protein MEFKTKVDKQADLKDSVLKQFYFNHELSCAEVSEQLKKSIPMVAKAINDLIADGMVTEQGYAQSSGGRRPLMYSIKANAVYILAIAMDQLSFRIALLDLQNKPVHKVKEVELSLQDNDEALSKLINYINNYIVETGISKDHIAGVGIGMPGFINTKQGINYTHLNSGGEDLRTYIGRAVDLPVYIDNDSSLIALAEQRFGAAKSQKEAMVINLGWGIGLGMIVHGKLYRGNDGFAGELSHIPLSEDGALCSCGKQGCLEAEASMLTVAKKAMAGIKEGKISSLKHIAEDNSKLPGEAIMDAANNGDHFAIDLLAEAGYKIGKALAILAHIMNPQSIILSGRGAKVGKILEAPIQQAMTKYCIPRLVSNVVLKISELGFDAELIGAAVLVMENFNQEKSLSSVQ, from the coding sequence ATGGAATTTAAGACAAAGGTAGATAAGCAAGCAGATTTGAAAGACAGTGTCTTAAAGCAATTCTATTTTAATCATGAGCTTTCGTGTGCAGAAGTAAGCGAACAGCTTAAAAAAAGCATACCTATGGTGGCTAAGGCCATTAATGATCTGATAGCCGATGGCATGGTTACAGAGCAGGGCTATGCGCAATCGAGCGGTGGGCGTAGGCCATTAATGTATAGCATTAAAGCTAATGCCGTTTACATTTTGGCGATTGCAATGGATCAGCTGTCATTTCGCATTGCACTGCTTGATCTACAAAATAAACCGGTTCATAAAGTTAAAGAAGTTGAGTTAAGCTTGCAGGATAATGACGAGGCGCTAAGCAAGCTTATTAACTATATAAATAATTACATTGTAGAGACTGGTATCTCTAAAGATCATATCGCCGGAGTGGGTATAGGTATGCCGGGTTTCATTAATACCAAACAGGGCATTAATTATACGCACCTTAACTCGGGCGGCGAAGATTTGCGCACCTATATTGGCCGTGCGGTTGATCTGCCTGTATATATTGATAACGACTCGAGTCTGATTGCACTGGCTGAACAAAGGTTTGGCGCTGCCAAATCTCAAAAAGAAGCAATGGTGATTAACCTGGGTTGGGGTATAGGCCTGGGCATGATAGTACACGGCAAATTATATCGTGGTAATGATGGTTTTGCAGGTGAACTTAGCCATATCCCGCTTTCAGAAGATGGTGCTTTGTGCAGTTGCGGAAAACAAGGTTGCCTCGAGGCTGAAGCTTCGATGCTTACGGTTGCTAAAAAAGCAATGGCAGGTATAAAGGAGGGTAAAATTTCCAGCCTTAAACACATAGCCGAAGACAATTCAAAATTGCCTGGCGAAGCCATTATGGATGCGGCTAACAACGGCGATCATTTTGCCATTGACCTGCTGGCCGAAGCCGGATACAAAATTGGTAAGGCATTGGCAATACTGGCCCATATCATGAACCCGCAGAGTATCATTTTAAGTGGGCGTGGTGCAAAGGTTGGTAAGATACTGGAAGCGCCGATACAGCAAGCCATGACCAAATATTGTATACCGCGTTTGGTAAGCAACGTCGTATTGAAAATATCAGAACTTGGGTTCGATGCCGAATTAATTGGCGCGGCGGTTTTGGTAATGGAAAATTTTAATCAGGAAAAAAGTTTAAGCTCCGTTCAGTAA